From Ostreibacterium oceani, the proteins below share one genomic window:
- a CDS encoding ATP-dependent DNA helicase, with protein sequence MVTNAAQHFAHSGSLAAALSHFEKREGQIELAAAIEQAIKQKNHLLAEAGTGIGKTFAYLIPALLAEKKCLISTATKHLQDQVFFKDLPVVEKLLNRKIAVCLLKGRNNYLCPYRFEQTAQTATALNKKQYQQLQTIREWSEKTTSGDLSEIVTFAADDIGLRSRITSTVDNCLGSECPKYDRCFVQKVREKAKKSDLVIANHALLMADAVLKETGFAEILPEIDIVVIDEAHHLNKIATEAFAEKITSAQLNELLKDLNAAYNQSTKTQDTFTQAINKLDNALQALTDALCTTDNTGQMLLGQLKQSSASYAAFKTLMQDFKALMDEVQTLSTKHEALQPLFERMQLIAHRIKIVFANGKQTDRKQTERNQTDHSQTDHSQTDHNQATNDTDQSPSVSLLEWFQHGFSASKMPIHLGNRFHQMMQNYADSWIFVSATLSVNETFDYYQNALGLPRDIATLTVHSPFDYENHAVLHIFDDLPEPRQAQYTSAFVTAALPIITALKGRTFMLFTSYRALHEAAALFQTSDFNVFVQGDQPKTQLIDAFIHSDNAVLLGTISFWEGVDIQGAALSCVMLDKIPFPSPADPFVQEQANYIKNQGGNAFEQCYIPRAATLLKQGAGRLIRSQQDKGVLIIGDRRLVTQSYGKRLRESLPPIKVVDQAALYQFISEKLH encoded by the coding sequence TTGGTAACAAATGCCGCACAGCATTTTGCTCATTCGGGCAGCCTAGCGGCTGCCCTTTCGCATTTCGAAAAACGCGAAGGACAAATTGAGCTGGCCGCTGCAATCGAGCAAGCCATTAAGCAAAAAAACCACTTACTCGCGGAGGCAGGCACTGGCATTGGCAAGACATTTGCCTATCTCATCCCAGCACTGCTTGCCGAAAAAAAGTGTTTAATCTCAACGGCAACAAAGCATTTGCAAGACCAAGTTTTTTTCAAAGACTTGCCTGTCGTCGAAAAACTACTCAACCGTAAAATCGCCGTCTGCTTGCTAAAAGGGCGAAACAACTACTTATGCCCTTATCGTTTTGAGCAAACCGCGCAAACCGCAACGGCGCTGAATAAAAAGCAATACCAGCAATTACAAACCATCCGTGAATGGTCAGAAAAAACAACCAGCGGCGATTTAAGCGAAATTGTAACTTTTGCAGCCGATGATATCGGGCTACGCAGCCGAATCACGTCAACCGTTGACAACTGCCTAGGAAGCGAATGCCCTAAATATGACCGCTGCTTTGTCCAAAAAGTCAGAGAAAAAGCCAAAAAAAGTGATCTGGTTATCGCCAATCACGCGTTATTAATGGCGGATGCCGTTTTAAAAGAAACGGGGTTTGCTGAAATTCTCCCTGAAATCGACATTGTCGTGATTGACGAGGCGCACCACCTCAACAAAATCGCGACGGAGGCCTTTGCAGAGAAAATAACCTCCGCGCAACTCAATGAACTACTCAAGGATTTAAACGCAGCTTATAACCAATCAACCAAGACACAAGATACCTTTACGCAAGCCATCAATAAACTAGATAATGCATTGCAAGCACTGACTGACGCACTCTGCACGACAGACAATACAGGGCAAATGTTGCTCGGACAGCTTAAGCAATCTAGCGCCAGCTACGCCGCATTCAAAACGTTAATGCAAGATTTCAAAGCGTTGATGGATGAAGTCCAGACGCTATCAACCAAACACGAAGCACTACAGCCATTATTTGAACGGATGCAGCTTATTGCGCATCGCATCAAAATCGTTTTTGCAAACGGCAAGCAAACAGACCGCAAGCAAACAGAGCGCAACCAAACAGACCATAGCCAAACAGACCATAGCCAAACAGACCACAATCAAGCCACTAATGACACAGATCAAAGCCCTTCTGTCTCGCTGCTTGAATGGTTTCAACACGGATTCAGCGCCTCTAAAATGCCCATTCATCTAGGCAATCGTTTCCATCAGATGATGCAAAACTACGCCGATAGTTGGATTTTTGTGTCAGCAACGCTCTCCGTCAATGAGACTTTTGACTATTATCAAAATGCACTGGGGTTACCCCGCGACATCGCAACGCTGACGGTTCATTCACCGTTTGACTACGAAAATCATGCCGTTTTACATATTTTTGATGATTTACCCGAGCCACGGCAAGCGCAATACACCAGCGCATTTGTCACCGCTGCGCTGCCGATTATTACCGCCTTAAAGGGACGTACCTTCATGCTGTTTACCAGTTACCGCGCTTTGCACGAGGCAGCAGCGTTGTTTCAAACCAGTGATTTTAACGTCTTTGTCCAAGGGGATCAGCCCAAAACCCAATTAATCGATGCGTTTATTCACAGCGATAATGCCGTCTTGCTCGGTACGATTAGTTTTTGGGAAGGCGTCGATATACAGGGCGCGGCCTTGTCATGCGTGATGCTAGACAAAATTCCATTTCCTTCGCCTGCCGATCCGTTTGTCCAAGAACAAGCCAACTACATCAAAAATCAAGGCGGCAATGCTTTTGAGCAATGCTACATTCCACGGGCTGCCACTCTGCTAAAGCAAGGCGCTGGTCGACTGATTCGTAGCCAGCAAGACAAAGGCGTGTTAATTATCGGCGATAGACGACTCGTGACACAATCCTATGGCAAACGTTTACGCGAATCATTGCCCCCAATTAAGGTCGTGGACCAGGCGGCACTCTATCAATTTATTTCAGAAAAACTCCATTAA
- a CDS encoding NAD(+) kinase: MTHNQTNGDGNCSFNAVGIIGKLGESDISETIGQVIAVLELTQCIIYLDAATASSFPQYRQDSRHYIVCRESLVVQSDLIITIGGDGSFLAAARSALAADKPITGVNMGRLGFLTDISPLEVPTVLHQVLLGAYQHEARTVLFAAVERGGEVISTHTAINDVVIHKRRMARMVELDVYLDDLFLSSYRADGLIISSPTGSTAYALSSGGPILQGHLNSLVLVPISPHTLTHRPIVIAAETMQRIEVCENNDNNIQITVDGQEEVLLEKGDKIFITQHAKRLNIYHPQNYDGLKRLREKLGWGSAPQNT, from the coding sequence ATGACTCACAATCAAACGAATGGTGATGGAAATTGTTCATTTAATGCCGTCGGGATTATTGGCAAACTCGGTGAAAGCGATATTTCGGAGACTATTGGCCAAGTCATCGCCGTACTGGAATTGACGCAATGCATTATCTATTTAGATGCGGCAACGGCATCCTCTTTTCCGCAGTATCGCCAAGACAGTCGTCACTATATTGTCTGCCGTGAGTCGCTGGTTGTGCAGTCAGATTTGATTATCACGATTGGCGGTGACGGCTCATTTTTGGCGGCAGCGCGATCAGCGTTGGCGGCGGATAAGCCGATTACGGGGGTTAATATGGGGCGCTTAGGGTTTTTGACCGATATATCGCCTTTGGAAGTGCCGACCGTGCTACACCAAGTGCTGTTGGGTGCGTATCAACACGAGGCGAGAACGGTCTTGTTTGCGGCGGTTGAACGTGGTGGTGAGGTTATCTCGACGCATACCGCAATCAATGATGTGGTTATTCATAAACGCCGCATGGCACGGATGGTAGAATTAGATGTGTATTTAGATGACTTATTTTTGTCATCGTATCGGGCTGATGGGTTGATTATTTCTAGCCCGACTGGCTCTACGGCGTATGCCTTATCGTCGGGCGGGCCGATTTTGCAGGGGCATTTGAATTCGTTGGTTTTGGTGCCGATTTCACCGCATACACTGACACACCGCCCCATTGTGATTGCCGCCGAGACGATGCAGCGCATTGAAGTCTGTGAAAATAACGACAATAACATTCAAATTACCGTCGATGGGCAAGAGGAAGTGTTGTTGGAAAAAGGCGATAAAATTTTTATCACCCAGCATGCAAAGCGGTTAAACATCTACCATCCGCAAAATTACGATGGGTTAAAGCGCCTGCGAGAAAAATTGGGCTGGGGCAGTGCGCCACAAAATACGTAA
- the thyA gene encoding thymidylate synthase, with the protein MKQYLDLLSHILDNGCDKTDRTGTGTRSVFGYQMRFDLAQGFPLLTTKKLHIRSIIHELIWFLNGDTNIAYLTENGVSIWNEWADANGDLGPVYGQQWRSWPNPDGSTIDQISQVIEQIKHTPDSRRMIVSAWNVSAIDEMALPPCHLLFQFYVANGKLSCQLYQRSCDVFLGVPFNIASYALLTQMFANVCGLEPGEFIWTGGDVHLYNNHLEQAELQRQRAPKALPTLRILRKPDSVFDYRFEDFAIEDYQSHPHISAPVAV; encoded by the coding sequence ATGAAACAATATCTTGATTTACTTAGTCATATTCTCGACAATGGCTGCGACAAAACTGACCGAACAGGCACAGGAACACGCAGTGTTTTTGGGTATCAAATGCGCTTTGATTTGGCACAAGGCTTTCCACTACTGACGACCAAAAAACTCCATATCCGCTCGATTATCCATGAATTGATTTGGTTTTTAAACGGCGATACCAATATCGCCTACCTAACCGAAAACGGTGTCTCGATTTGGAACGAATGGGCAGACGCCAACGGTGATTTAGGCCCTGTTTACGGACAACAATGGCGTAGCTGGCCAAACCCAGACGGCTCTACCATCGATCAAATCAGCCAAGTTATCGAACAAATCAAACACACCCCTGATTCGCGGCGTATGATTGTCAGCGCATGGAATGTCTCAGCGATTGACGAGATGGCGTTGCCGCCTTGCCACCTGCTTTTTCAATTTTACGTAGCCAATGGCAAACTATCCTGTCAGCTCTATCAACGCTCGTGTGATGTGTTTTTGGGTGTGCCATTTAATATCGCGAGCTACGCCCTGCTCACACAGATGTTTGCAAACGTTTGCGGTCTCGAGCCAGGTGAATTTATTTGGACAGGTGGCGATGTGCATCTCTACAACAACCATCTCGAACAAGCCGAATTACAGCGTCAGCGCGCACCCAAAGCCTTACCTACGCTGCGTATTCTGCGCAAACCCGATAGCGTATTCGACTACCGATTCGAGGATTTTGCGATTGAAGATTATCAATCACACCCCCATATTAGCGCCCCTGTTGCCGTCTAG
- the recN gene encoding DNA repair protein RecN: MLSQLFLKNFAIVDEQTVTFAPGLNVLSGETGAGKSILIDALGLQLGDRADATWIRHGATRADIQASLTLSPSSAAYQWLLAHELLDDELLGDELLGDELLGDELLGDELLGGAASVDSVCHLRRTLNRNGKSQCYINGIPVTVGMTKHLGELLVDIHGQHAHQSLTAPEQQRQLLDGFAVHHDLLTQTQTAYATWQQLEKRKTQLQDNDQSLIDKKNLLDYQLDELTALNLQPDEFEALESQQKQLASASARLDLSQQLQQHFEGEGEGLLAVLQRANTLCDKLQATDDDAQEIADFIAQTRIYADEANSALAHYINRIELDPAQLAEVESRMSALHQLARKHHTSPDALLDLTQAIADERDALTQSLLQLQDIDKQIAEAEKQYRQAAQALSDSRQLAAKQLAQQVNARLDELNLVNAVFDITISATRATASGVDNVLFMFAPNPGQAAKPLHKIASGGELSRISLAIQVASVSQKTDATLIFDEVDSGIGGATAEVVGRLLKTLAQYNQILCVTHLAQVAAYADNHILISKQVNDAMTTTHFAYLDEAQKIAELARMSGGIAMDEKTLEHAQHLRQNALQFKP, translated from the coding sequence ATGTTATCGCAACTATTTCTAAAAAATTTCGCCATTGTTGACGAGCAAACCGTTACCTTTGCGCCTGGGTTAAATGTCTTGTCAGGCGAGACGGGTGCAGGGAAATCGATATTGATTGATGCATTGGGCTTACAACTAGGTGATCGGGCTGACGCGACGTGGATTCGCCATGGCGCAACACGCGCTGATATCCAAGCCAGCCTGACTTTATCGCCTAGTAGCGCTGCCTACCAGTGGTTATTAGCCCATGAGTTATTAGATGATGAATTGCTGGGCGATGAATTGCTAGGCGATGAATTGCTAGGCGATGAATTGCTAGGCGATGAATTGCTAGGCGGTGCGGCTTCGGTCGATAGCGTTTGCCACCTGCGCCGTACGTTAAACCGTAACGGTAAATCGCAATGTTATATCAATGGCATTCCCGTGACTGTCGGAATGACCAAGCACTTGGGTGAATTATTGGTTGATATTCATGGTCAGCACGCCCATCAATCTCTCACTGCACCAGAACAGCAACGCCAGTTATTAGACGGGTTTGCAGTGCATCACGATTTATTGACCCAGACGCAAACTGCCTATGCGACGTGGCAACAATTAGAAAAACGGAAAACACAGCTCCAAGACAATGACCAAAGCTTGATTGATAAAAAAAACCTACTGGATTATCAATTAGACGAATTAACGGCGCTTAATTTGCAGCCCGATGAATTCGAAGCCCTAGAAAGTCAGCAAAAACAATTGGCAAGCGCAAGCGCAAGACTAGACCTGAGCCAGCAGCTACAGCAGCACTTCGAAGGCGAAGGCGAGGGGTTGTTAGCGGTATTACAACGAGCGAATACGCTGTGTGATAAATTACAAGCCACTGATGATGACGCGCAGGAAATCGCCGACTTTATCGCGCAAACGAGGATTTACGCCGATGAAGCCAATAGCGCATTAGCGCATTATATCAACCGTATCGAATTAGACCCCGCGCAGCTGGCTGAGGTTGAGTCGCGTATGTCAGCCTTGCACCAACTCGCGAGAAAGCACCACACCAGCCCCGATGCCTTGTTGGATTTGACCCAAGCCATCGCCGATGAGCGCGATGCACTGACCCAAAGCCTTTTGCAATTACAGGACATTGACAAACAGATTGCTGAAGCTGAAAAACAGTATAGACAAGCCGCCCAAGCACTCAGTGACAGCCGCCAGCTCGCAGCGAAACAATTGGCACAGCAGGTTAATGCGCGGTTGGACGAGCTAAACCTCGTGAATGCGGTGTTTGATATTACGATATCGGCGACGCGCGCGACGGCATCGGGCGTGGATAACGTGTTGTTTATGTTTGCCCCTAACCCTGGGCAAGCTGCGAAACCACTGCATAAGATTGCATCAGGTGGTGAGTTGTCTCGCATTAGCCTAGCCATTCAGGTTGCCAGTGTTTCACAAAAAACCGATGCGACGCTGATTTTTGACGAGGTCGATAGCGGGATTGGCGGCGCGACAGCCGAGGTCGTTGGGCGATTGCTAAAAACGCTCGCCCAGTATAATCAGATTTTGTGTGTGACGCACTTGGCGCAGGTGGCCGCCTATGCGGATAACCATATCCTGATTAGTAAGCAAGTAAATGACGCAATGACCACCACGCATTTTGCCTATTTAGACGAGGCGCAAAAAATCGCCGAGCTGGCGCGCATGAGCGGTGGTATCGCGATGGATGAAAAAACTTTGGAGCATGCGCAACATTTGCGTCAAAATGCGTTACAATTTAAACCCTAA
- a CDS encoding tetratricopeptide repeat protein, with the protein MIKHVSILLLTSITALSGCSLYGNAQAPVYSSVTQKTGGNTTPPASLNPASTAIENRNTGNAIEQAGSGLNSSRQNPYGNPVRPSNTNAAQNTAQNATQALNQAQNQAQNTANQLGNQVSNSAQNAANNATQSATNAAINDPRVRTGAEALSQSQNAVDAARNTTQNTVDNAVNSANNVTNTVTNAATNTATNTANNAAQAATNRVNDATTNATSAVNNAVSNTNTTGTTNTSANTSNTQSTDQASAAANTAANTAANTAPQRPGSAIRTLLEDARNQVDAGEYDKAAASLERAHRIEPSNAKILYDIAQIRYAQGQYRQAESFASRAANTSKSNELSKKIWTLLANARKASGNTTGAEAAAKKAATF; encoded by the coding sequence ATGATTAAACACGTATCAATATTATTACTTACCAGCATCACTGCGTTGTCAGGTTGCTCACTATATGGCAATGCACAAGCACCTGTTTATTCGAGTGTCACACAAAAAACTGGCGGCAACACGACACCACCGGCATCGCTAAACCCCGCATCCACCGCGATTGAAAACCGCAACACAGGCAATGCCATAGAACAAGCAGGGAGCGGATTAAACAGTAGCCGTCAAAATCCTTATGGCAACCCCGTTAGACCGAGCAATACCAACGCTGCGCAAAATACCGCACAAAACGCCACGCAAGCGCTAAACCAAGCACAAAATCAAGCGCAAAACACGGCGAATCAATTGGGCAATCAAGTAAGTAACAGCGCCCAAAACGCAGCTAACAACGCGACACAAAGCGCGACAAACGCAGCCATCAACGACCCTAGAGTCAGAACAGGTGCAGAAGCCCTAAGCCAATCGCAAAATGCAGTCGATGCCGCGCGCAATACGACCCAAAACACCGTAGACAATGCCGTTAATTCAGCCAATAATGTGACCAACACAGTGACAAATGCTGCGACCAACACGGCAACTAACACGGCAAACAATGCCGCTCAGGCAGCGACAAACAGGGTAAATGATGCAACAACCAATGCAACCTCTGCCGTCAATAACGCGGTATCAAACACGAATACGACTGGCACGACAAATACCAGCGCCAACACGAGTAACACCCAATCGACTGACCAAGCCAGTGCAGCCGCAAATACCGCTGCAAATACCGCTGCAAATACCGCCCCACAGCGACCTGGATCCGCGATTAGAACCTTACTAGAGGATGCTCGTAACCAAGTCGATGCAGGCGAATATGACAAAGCAGCCGCTTCACTGGAACGCGCCCATCGTATTGAGCCAAGCAATGCTAAAATTCTCTATGACATTGCCCAAATTCGTTACGCCCAAGGTCAGTACCGCCAAGCCGAATCATTTGCCAGCCGCGCTGCTAATACATCCAAATCGAATGAATTATCCAAAAAAATCTGGACATTACTAGCCAATGCTCGCAAGGCATCGGGTAACACGACGGGTGCAGAAGCGGCTGCAAAAAAAGCAGCGACTTTCTAA
- the lgt gene encoding prolipoprotein diacylglyceryl transferase → MIELPTISPYLFTIGNVGPTWYGLMYVVGFLLGYWFAKRQARHMPDWTQDQVSDLLTYAILGVILGGRIGYVLFYQFERFLDNPLYLFKITEGGMSFHGGLLGVMVATFLFTYKHKKSWLSVTDFVAPVFPIGLFFGRIGNFINLELWGKPTSVPWGMVFPTADAQPRHPTQLYEAGLEGLLLFIILVAYSKMKPALGKLSGAFLCGYGVFRFFVEFFREPDTHIGYLAFDWFTQGQLLTLPMIAIGLYLLLKPTRPNLPNTTPSNINPSSANRK, encoded by the coding sequence ATGATTGAATTACCGACTATATCCCCTTACCTGTTTACTATTGGCAATGTTGGCCCCACATGGTACGGTCTGATGTACGTGGTTGGTTTTTTGTTAGGTTATTGGTTTGCCAAGCGCCAAGCGCGACATATGCCCGACTGGACCCAAGACCAAGTCAGCGACTTACTCACCTATGCTATTTTGGGTGTTATTTTGGGCGGACGCATTGGCTATGTCTTATTTTATCAATTCGAGCGTTTTTTGGATAATCCGCTCTATTTATTCAAAATAACCGAAGGCGGCATGTCGTTTCATGGCGGGCTATTGGGAGTAATGGTCGCGACTTTTTTATTCACTTATAAGCACAAAAAATCCTGGCTTTCGGTGACCGATTTTGTCGCCCCTGTCTTTCCGATTGGGTTATTCTTTGGACGCATCGGTAATTTTATCAACCTCGAGCTATGGGGCAAGCCCACTAGTGTGCCTTGGGGTATGGTCTTCCCAACCGCTGACGCACAACCCAGACACCCAACCCAACTCTACGAAGCAGGACTAGAAGGATTATTACTGTTTATTATTTTAGTCGCCTATAGTAAAATGAAGCCTGCCTTAGGCAAACTAAGCGGTGCATTCTTATGCGGCTATGGCGTGTTTCGTTTTTTTGTCGAGTTTTTCCGCGAACCCGATACGCATATTGGTTACCTTGCATTCGATTGGTTTACACAGGGGCAATTATTAACCTTGCCCATGATTGCCATTGGCCTATATTTATTACTCAAACCAACACGCCCTAATCTACCTAACACAACCCCATCTAACATCAATCCATCTAGCGCTAATCGCAAATGA
- the mrcB gene encoding penicillin-binding protein 1B: MFFKKKKTKADRDKTTHNNAMHNEAIPPSSDKTTDKPTDKPTRNQRKKNNPTKQPDLKKQPMLIKLFYLCFYSGVALFAVLCFGLWLYAIELDKEYNLSEDAFAGSLWELPSRVYARPLDLYHSRDLKLANLVKELGYLGYTADPAVRTAGTYHIDGNEILIHKRAFGFWDEIEPEQLIRVRITDDKITDLIDMDTLATIPITRIEPLLIGSIYPTHGQDRRLISLDETPEILIDTLIATEDRRFWSHFGIDPKGIMRAVFEAVKNRQASQGASTLTQQYIKNHYLTSERRISRKVKEAIMAIILEKNYSKQQILEGYLNEIYLGQDGKRAIHGFGLAAEHYFGKPLSELGVHQIAMLIGLVREPGRANPYRNPEYAQKRREIILDVMVGQNLLAENEATLAKSLPLDILERTKRRETDRYYSFLQVVYREIDEQYNNQQLASGLNIFTTLDPIIQEEAEKSIAEGLDALEERHGMEQNFLQAASVIVDSITAEVVAIVGDRNNETRGFNRAIQAKRQPGSLLKPVVYLAALEYPERYNLATPIDDSPLTYQTGDYTWEPKNYTGKNQNNVLLIDGLVHSHNIPTARIALDIGINDIIGRLQDLGARPGLPEFPSIVLGTVAMSPFEVAQIYETLANGGYRMPLRVISSITDAYDQPIRRFPMESVKVIYEAPHYLIIKAMQETVTRGTAVRLADKIPQELNIAGKTGTTDDYRDSWFAGFSGNYLNVVWVGNDDNKQMRLSGSSGAMRVWMDVMKDLPLKPLNITAPDGIESIEVDLSNGLRMTSDCRDSRKSATLPFLFGSEPTTYTSCYRPPEPQNDFDDEFFTEGFDYPTQSTPNLNQSQGNSWYNQPQNETQQNPNNNQQNRRQTQQNSENSFRGRGGFND, translated from the coding sequence ATGTTCTTTAAAAAGAAAAAAACAAAAGCCGACCGCGACAAGACCACGCACAATAACGCCATGCACAATGAGGCTATACCGCCATCATCGGATAAGACAACGGATAAGCCCACGGACAAACCCACCCGTAACCAGCGCAAAAAAAACAACCCGACAAAACAACCTGACTTAAAAAAACAGCCCATGCTGATTAAGCTGTTTTATCTGTGTTTTTATTCGGGTGTTGCGTTATTTGCGGTGTTGTGTTTTGGCTTGTGGCTATATGCAATCGAACTAGACAAAGAATACAACCTCAGCGAAGACGCTTTTGCTGGCTCACTATGGGAGCTGCCCTCGCGCGTGTATGCACGCCCGTTGGATTTGTACCATTCGCGCGATTTAAAACTGGCCAATCTCGTCAAAGAACTCGGCTACTTGGGTTATACCGCCGATCCAGCGGTACGCACCGCAGGGACCTACCATATTGACGGCAATGAAATTTTAATCCATAAGCGTGCCTTTGGGTTTTGGGATGAAATAGAGCCTGAGCAGCTTATTCGCGTTCGTATTACCGACGATAAAATCACCGATTTAATCGACATGGATACCTTAGCCACCATCCCCATTACCCGTATCGAACCGCTGCTTATCGGCTCTATCTACCCGACACATGGACAAGACCGTCGCCTAATTAGCTTAGATGAAACGCCTGAAATTCTGATTGACACACTTATTGCGACCGAAGATAGACGTTTTTGGTCGCACTTTGGCATAGACCCCAAGGGCATCATGCGCGCCGTCTTTGAAGCAGTCAAAAACAGGCAAGCCTCTCAAGGCGCAAGTACCCTCACCCAACAATACATCAAAAACCACTATCTAACCAGCGAAAGACGTATCTCGCGCAAGGTCAAAGAAGCCATCATGGCAATTATTTTGGAAAAAAACTACAGCAAGCAACAAATCCTCGAAGGCTACCTCAATGAGATTTACCTCGGCCAAGACGGCAAACGTGCCATTCATGGATTTGGACTGGCCGCAGAGCATTACTTTGGCAAACCACTCAGCGAACTCGGCGTCCACCAAATCGCCATGCTCATCGGGCTCGTGCGCGAACCTGGCAGAGCCAACCCGTACCGCAACCCAGAATACGCGCAAAAACGCCGCGAAATTATTTTAGATGTGATGGTAGGCCAAAACTTACTCGCTGAAAACGAAGCGACCCTAGCCAAAAGCTTACCCTTGGATATACTTGAGCGCACGAAGCGCCGCGAAACCGACCGTTATTATAGTTTTTTACAGGTCGTCTACCGTGAAATTGACGAACAGTATAATAACCAACAACTGGCCTCAGGGTTAAATATTTTCACCACACTGGACCCGATTATCCAAGAAGAAGCCGAAAAATCAATCGCAGAAGGGTTAGATGCGTTAGAAGAACGCCACGGCATGGAACAAAACTTTTTGCAAGCAGCGTCTGTCATTGTCGACTCAATTACCGCTGAAGTCGTCGCCATTGTCGGTGACCGCAATAACGAAACTCGCGGTTTTAACCGTGCAATACAGGCCAAGCGCCAGCCTGGCTCACTGCTAAAACCAGTGGTTTATCTCGCAGCGCTTGAATACCCTGAGCGCTATAACCTCGCTACACCAATTGATGATTCGCCGTTGACCTATCAAACGGGCGACTATACTTGGGAGCCGAAAAACTACACAGGAAAAAATCAAAACAATGTATTGCTGATTGATGGGCTAGTGCATTCGCATAATATCCCTACAGCACGTATCGCATTGGACATCGGCATTAACGACATTATCGGTCGCCTGCAAGACCTTGGCGCACGTCCTGGTCTGCCCGAATTCCCATCGATTGTCCTTGGCACCGTGGCAATGAGCCCTTTTGAAGTCGCACAAATTTATGAAACACTCGCCAATGGTGGGTATCGCATGCCCTTGCGTGTGATTAGTAGCATCACTGATGCCTATGACCAACCGATTCGCCGCTTTCCGATGGAAAGCGTCAAAGTCATTTATGAAGCACCTCACTACCTCATTATCAAGGCCATGCAAGAGACCGTCACCCGAGGCACAGCGGTACGCTTGGCAGATAAAATCCCGCAAGAACTCAATATCGCTGGCAAGACAGGAACGACCGATGACTACCGCGACAGCTGGTTTGCTGGTTTTTCTGGCAACTACCTCAACGTGGTTTGGGTCGGCAATGATGACAACAAACAAATGCGCCTATCGGGCAGCTCGGGGGCGATGCGCGTGTGGATGGACGTTATGAAAGACTTGCCACTAAAACCATTAAATATTACCGCACCCGATGGCATCGAATCCATTGAAGTTGACTTAAGTAACGGGCTTCGCATGACGTCAGACTGCCGCGACAGCCGCAAATCGGCGACTTTACCCTTTTTATTTGGTAGCGAACCTACCACTTACACCAGCTGCTACCGCCCACCAGAACCACAAAATGACTTCGATGATGAATTTTTCACTGAGGGATTTGATTATCCAACACAATCAACGCCAAACTTAAACCAATCCCAGGGAAATTCATGGTATAATCAGCCGCAAAATGAAACACAGCAAAACCCAAACAACAACCAACAAAATCGTCGCCAAACCCAGCAAAATTCAGAAAACTCGTTTAGAGGCCGTGGAGGATTCAATGATTAA